The following coding sequences are from one Desulfuromonas sp. TF window:
- a CDS encoding sorbosone dehydrogenase family protein, whose product MVQHGRDQLHQLWPELFSVEQSAELPAEELFRVDKGDDFGWPYCYYDRKKGKKVLAPEYGGDGEKVGRCDKFEKPIAAFPGHWAPNGLLFYTADQFPERYRGGAFIAFHGSWNRAPLPQQGYKVVFVPFSGGAPSGAGEDFATGFAGDRPVQSSGDARYRPMGLAQGPDGTIYISETEEGHTWRVWYAGEVK is encoded by the coding sequence GTGGTCCAGCACGGACGCGATCAGCTCCACCAGCTCTGGCCCGAGCTCTTCTCGGTAGAACAGAGCGCGGAGCTGCCGGCCGAAGAGTTGTTCCGGGTCGACAAGGGGGACGATTTCGGCTGGCCCTACTGCTACTACGATCGGAAAAAGGGGAAAAAGGTCCTCGCCCCAGAGTACGGAGGAGACGGGGAAAAGGTGGGGCGGTGCGATAAATTCGAAAAACCGATTGCGGCCTTTCCCGGTCACTGGGCTCCGAACGGGCTGCTGTTCTACACCGCCGACCAGTTCCCGGAGCGTTACCGGGGCGGAGCGTTCATCGCCTTTCACGGTTCCTGGAACCGGGCGCCGCTCCCCCAGCAGGGGTACAAGGTGGTGTTCGTCCCCTTTTCCGGGGGCGCCCCTTCGGGCGCCGGCGAGGATTTCGCCACCGGGTTTGCCGGTGACAGACCCGTGCAGAGTTCGGGCGATGCCCGCTACAGGCCCATGGGTCTCGCCCAGGGGCCGGACGGGACAATCTATATCAGCGAGACGGAAGAGGGGCACACCTGGAGGGTCTGGTATGCCGGAGAGGTGAAATGA